Proteins encoded in a region of the Elizabethkingia bruuniana genome:
- a CDS encoding GyrI-like domain-containing protein produces MPKLDTFYVIGIAVRTTNENQQAAQDIPVLWNKFMTEGIIDQIPNKADHAIYCIYTDYEKDYTKPYTTILGCKVNSLDKIPEGMVGKAIESSDYNKQTTKGSLAEGIVYNEWLKIWNMDLNRTYTADFEIYGEKAQDPENAEVDIYIAVK; encoded by the coding sequence ATGCCCAAACTCGACACATTTTACGTAATTGGTATCGCTGTAAGAACAACAAATGAAAATCAGCAGGCAGCCCAGGATATTCCTGTATTATGGAATAAGTTTATGACTGAAGGGATTATCGACCAAATTCCTAATAAAGCTGATCACGCTATTTATTGTATTTACACAGATTATGAGAAAGACTATACAAAGCCCTATACTACTATTTTAGGATGTAAAGTAAACAGCCTGGATAAGATTCCTGAAGGAATGGTCGGGAAGGCAATTGAATCTTCCGATTATAATAAACAAACCACCAAAGGAAGCTTAGCAGAAGGTATTGTTTACAATGAATGGCTGAAAATATGGAATATGGATCTCAACAGAACCTATACAGCAGATTTTGAAATTTATGGTGAAAAAGCACAAGATCCTGAAAACGCTGAAGTTGATATTTACATAGCGGTTAAATAA
- a CDS encoding GLPGLI family protein, protein MNKSILLLVLLISNIFFSQNQQFIYEYKYISDSTQKQNIENEIMILSIGKEKSEYFSQSAYAVDSVLSENFKRGINSMPPNKIITYTRVIKKNSSYDNLDFFENIDNKRYNINQEIHLQWELSNETLLILNFKAQKATTQYGGRKWTAWFCKEIPIPNGPYKFGGLPGLIVKLEDDTKSYIWELKGIKHEKENFVYPIRERDTNALKISYPQYIKVFRNYRSDPSSNIGEIPDHYSGGKFINGAERKRELVKEYKEDFLKDNNIIEIEMLKRH, encoded by the coding sequence ATGAACAAATCCATTTTACTTTTAGTACTTCTTATTAGCAATATATTTTTCAGTCAGAATCAACAATTTATTTATGAGTACAAATACATTTCTGATTCCACTCAAAAACAAAATATTGAGAATGAAATAATGATTTTAAGCATTGGTAAGGAAAAATCTGAATATTTCAGCCAGAGTGCCTATGCAGTAGATTCTGTACTATCTGAAAATTTTAAAAGAGGAATAAATTCTATGCCTCCAAATAAAATTATAACTTATACCAGAGTTATTAAAAAAAATAGTTCCTATGATAATCTGGATTTCTTTGAAAATATAGACAATAAACGTTACAACATTAATCAAGAAATTCATCTTCAGTGGGAACTTTCAAACGAAACTCTTTTGATCTTAAACTTTAAAGCCCAGAAAGCAACTACTCAATACGGGGGAAGAAAATGGACTGCATGGTTTTGTAAGGAAATCCCTATTCCCAATGGCCCATACAAATTTGGAGGGTTACCCGGATTAATTGTAAAACTCGAAGATGATACTAAAAGCTATATCTGGGAATTAAAGGGCATTAAGCACGAAAAAGAAAATTTTGTATATCCCATAAGAGAGAGAGATACTAATGCATTAAAAATAAGCTATCCACAGTATATAAAAGTGTTTAGAAATTACCGAAGTGATCCGTCTAGTAATATCGGAGAAATTCCGGATCATTACTCAGGAGGAAAATTTATAAATGGTGCTGAAAGAAAGCGTGAACTGGTAAAAGAGTATAAAGAAGATTTTTTAAAAGATAATAATATCATTGAAATAGAGATGTTAAAGAGGCATTAG
- a CDS encoding serine hydrolase domain-containing protein, which yields MYSKRIFSAFLFLFTITTLFSQNLEQKTDSIIKTEFGDINGPGGVFMITKNGKLVYKKAFGKSNLELNTDLNPENVFQLGSITKQFTAIAILILEEQGKLKVTDPVSKYVPDYPSGDKITIHHLLTHTSGIRDFTKMKSLQDIAQKEMPPKMMVDFFKNEPIDFAPGEKFEYNNAGYVLLGYIIELTSGDTYENFIQKNIFDKAGMANSYYASDRKVIKNRAYGYHQKGNVYVNKSIISFSVPFSSGSLMSTTTDMLKWQKALNQNLLLKPENTQKAFRKYKLNNGQEFTYGYGWHIKEITGQPTREHGGSIFGFKTMGIYFPKQDIYVLGLSNCDCNSPTKMISDIAALALKTLGGQK from the coding sequence ATGTACAGCAAAAGAATTTTTTCAGCATTTCTATTTCTGTTTACCATTACTACACTATTCTCTCAGAATCTGGAGCAAAAAACAGATAGTATTATCAAAACAGAATTTGGAGATATCAATGGCCCTGGTGGGGTATTTATGATTACAAAGAATGGAAAACTTGTGTATAAGAAAGCATTCGGAAAATCTAATCTGGAATTAAATACAGATCTGAATCCTGAAAATGTTTTCCAATTAGGTTCTATAACTAAACAGTTTACAGCCATTGCAATCCTTATTCTTGAAGAACAAGGAAAGCTAAAAGTAACAGATCCTGTATCCAAATATGTACCGGACTACCCTTCCGGAGATAAAATCACAATTCATCATCTGCTTACTCATACTTCCGGAATCAGAGACTTTACAAAAATGAAATCTTTACAGGATATTGCACAGAAGGAAATGCCTCCCAAAATGATGGTTGATTTCTTCAAAAATGAACCAATAGATTTTGCTCCGGGAGAGAAATTTGAATACAACAATGCTGGTTATGTCTTACTGGGTTATATCATAGAATTAACTTCTGGAGATACTTACGAAAATTTTATACAGAAAAATATCTTTGATAAAGCTGGCATGGCAAATTCATATTATGCAAGCGATCGAAAAGTGATTAAAAACAGAGCATATGGTTACCATCAAAAAGGAAATGTTTATGTCAATAAATCTATTATCAGTTTTAGTGTTCCTTTTTCATCGGGATCGTTAATGTCTACTACAACTGATATGCTAAAGTGGCAAAAAGCCCTTAATCAGAATTTGCTGCTAAAACCTGAAAATACCCAGAAAGCTTTTAGAAAATATAAACTCAATAACGGACAGGAATTTACTTACGGTTACGGTTGGCATATTAAAGAAATCACAGGACAACCGACAAGGGAACACGGCGGAAGTATTTTTGGATTTAAAACAATGGGAATCTATTTTCCAAAACAGGATATCTATGTTCTTGGACTCAGTAACTGCGATTGTAATTCTCCTACAAAAATGATATCAGACATTGCTGCTCTGGCTCTCAAGACCTTAGGAGGGCAAAAATAG
- a CDS encoding OsmC family protein, whose translation MKEHHYQTKVEWTGNKGSGTDHYKNYERNHNIIVEQKAVIQASSDPAFLGDPTKHNPEDLLVSSLSSCHMLWYLHFCSANHIIVEEYTDTAEGIMLEEQNGNGYFKEVTLNPIVIVKSSDMIEKAIELHKKAHEYCFIANSVNFPVKHNPIVKTK comes from the coding sequence ATGAAGGAGCACCATTACCAAACTAAGGTTGAGTGGACCGGTAATAAAGGTTCTGGTACAGATCACTATAAAAATTACGAAAGAAACCACAATATTATTGTTGAACAAAAAGCTGTAATTCAGGCATCTTCTGATCCTGCTTTTCTGGGTGACCCAACCAAGCATAACCCTGAAGATTTACTGGTATCATCTCTTTCTTCATGTCATATGCTTTGGTATCTGCACTTCTGTTCTGCGAATCATATTATCGTTGAGGAATACACAGACACAGCTGAGGGTATAATGCTTGAAGAACAAAACGGAAATGGCTACTTTAAAGAAGTAACACTTAATCCCATTGTTATTGTTAAAAGCAGCGATATGATTGAAAAAGCTATCGAACTTCATAAAAAAGCTCATGAATACTGCTTTATTGCCAATTCTGTGAATTTCCCTGTAAAACATAATCCAATAGTTAAAACAAAATAA